In Ptychodera flava strain L36383 chromosome 6, AS_Pfla_20210202, whole genome shotgun sequence, the sequence ATCTAACGCCATCTTCCAGTTTAATTAGACGGGTAGATAATTTGTGGGGAATTCTTCAATGGCGCTGGTATACGTACGGTAGACAGCCAAATTGGGGTTCTATACAGTAGCTGGCACCATTAAAACGAGCTAAAGAGGCAGATACGTGCGCAAAAGAAATTAAAACGATTTCAAaaggacagacatacatttcaaGTTGACAGGTTTAAAATAATATCAACTGTACTCACTTTTATCAGCTGAAGAAACATCTTGTTTACGTTCACAGTCGGTAGGATTTGTTGACATCTTTGTGACTACACAACTTTACATTGACCTCCAGAGAAATATTTCCAAATTACATCAATGGTAGTTGCCAGAAAATGTAACTCAATGCTTGAAATGATAAACAAAGAGaaacttttgacaaaataaaatactaTTAAATGACAATGGGATTTACCACTCCATGTACCATACAGTAATTAAGCTTAGTTTTCATAGATTTGAAAACGAGTGCATGGTATGTTCAGCAACAtactatttattgaaaacagatattcagactctcaaatttttacaatgcatATTCGGTCTGCCACTTGTTGGGTCTTATTTAGAAGCTCATGgacaaaataaagtttttactgggttagttttttttaaaaccaagtatcaataaatatttgccgattggtgatttgtttctggtgTACCAAAGTGTTGCATGGTGATCCTTGATTTGAATGGGAATGGTTTCAAGCTTCCTTGCGGAAAGTTTCGGGACAAAATTTGATAAGTAGGCCCTATTTCATATTAAGGCGTAAAGTACCTTAGGAGAGgaacaatgaaaaacaaatcacAAAGGTTCAGCCAAGCTAGGCTATAGCTCTTCTATCCGTACTGATCCATGTTTAAGCTttacaaaacagacaaaatCATACATGTGATCATAACCTTTATCGAAGGTTTTATAATAAAGACTTTTATCAGTTTGATGTTCTCTCTCatcatttctttatttttccctATTGGCACTATTAGACGGAACACAATCCGTCCACCAGTCGTCAAATTTCCCTGATGTCATTCAGCAATCAGTCACCGAGAGCCACGGAGTTAGTAGTAGAGCTTGAGGCGCCGCCGCGCTACTGTTTACTGACTTGCGCAACACAAGACTCTGATCGTGCGGACTGGTGCACCTTGCACCATGGGTAAGATAATGATCGCAGTGCTATGGCTTCTGTGGCATTATCGAtggcgctcgggtcaagggtcatagCTGACACTTGACCCAAGCACGATCGATAGGCCACAGCTCCCTCTCGGAACCAGAGTACTTACCGCGCGTACGATCTGTTTACTGTACCGATCGCGAAGCGACGTGTTGCCTGCCTGTGCACTAAGCTTATAGTCCGGCCATCGCGCGCGGTGGcagcattttacaagtggtatagccacaaactgatgacgtcaaagatgtgcttacttatggaaatgaggtcaaaggttacgttctaaaaggggcgataaattattttgggggtaagagTTAGAAATGGGGGCTTGGAAACGTACGGGgtaatgattgaaaagaagggtcccaaTTTTTTACTATCTTCACTTTTTTCCCTCATTTTGTAGCATCCTATTACTCTATCCATGTCTTCTTCAGCCAGCCTGATACCTACGTGGAAGCAACGGTTGACAAGGGAGAGAGTAACGTTACGTTTATTTTACACAATAACAATTACCGCTGCTGGGGGTCGAACCCAGAACCTCCAGCATGTGAAGCACTACCTACAACCTGAACTCCGCGAGAACAAGTTGCGAGAAAGGGATGCAATGTTTCATATTTAGTTAGGATGATAATGCTAAGCAAGGAACTGATTGATAATGTTCACatgtaatgatttgaaagtctttaaaattttccttctttcatttaatttatgcctctgcattgattgctttatagcctgtctttatttttttctctgcattgtTTGTTAtgcagatttgttattgtttgaatatttttcatattagacctatttattttatttgcacaGTTAAAGTATAAATTGTCACTTGTCtaggatgttttatatgttgaaaactttgtgtttgacatttattattgaatttgtcGTTTGTTGctgccttttttacaatacgaaaGGTGTGTGATTCCGTTTTGGCAGGATaaacttttatataaaagtggttcatcactcaacatgtatgaaatgcaatatttcattgctattgtagatgaaaacgtgaacaacaattcgttggatatgccacggaaataacataaaaattgcACCCATCGACgaagtgaattaagtacagAAGCAAACGAAATTCGCTGCCAATATAATGGTTTAGGGTGCATATATTGTCACTAGCACGAACTTCGTCTGGTCTGTGCATtcccagtgtcacacatcagcggcagtggcctcctgagttgtaaacttaggcgtgatattagtttttagaccgtctcaaaacatttggcataatATGGTGTTATGTGCAGAGTTGCAATGGATCGATGAAGGGGTCTGTAAACTTTAAGGacagagaattgaaatatgttgcATGAGTAAAATCCACGGCTTAGCTTTATCGCCGAAACGCCTCCGCTACATAAACTCATAATAGTCTATAAAGACAAGTTTGAAATAAGTCTGAAGGTGTGAAGACAATCCAAGTTCGCAtggcatgcatccacatgccttcaaaggtgttggtgtgggcaaaggtttgaggatccacaaaatgaagacaatgattagcggtgaaatgagagaactgaggaGACTTGGACATCGAAGAATAAGCCCCCTACCATTCATCGGAATAATATTGGAACCTGTAGGAACAAATCgataaagcattggcattacgtgcgccggtcaacagaaattaaaaagcaagcactaatatcgcgaccaatgactccaatcaccaaatgtctgtcactgagtcgactcaagctgtatttggacttccgtaacttgaattcattatagatggtttttttttgtttacattcgtgtattcataaatttccataatacagcCTGGCTAAAAATCTATTCGGAGGCATAAGCTTATCGCAAagataaaggaaacaaatttgtggacaaaaaattaaaccaatcaataacagAGTTTGAAATAAAGTACAGGTGTGATTTTCGGTCTGTAGAAGAATTAATGCattgaaaacatacaaagattttttggccgtcatattgattattatttgcatttaaatgaactctgaattctgttatgtaactatgtgccgtctttggcaacggctacattgaaaaggggtcaatatggccattgccctcggggtcagtttgtacatgacaacaaatttgatgaataaaacgtgaGAGCGGACATATTGTACCGGGAATGAGACTGCATTATtgccgcgatcacatgaactaactaaccctaaccctaaaaagtctgtgatggtcttcgctcgctccgttccgacaatttggtcagctaaccccaattcctggccccAAATGTACTTCACCcaatacaaaaactaagcagtcggagaTTGTTACggtgatttgaagaaagtgcaaatttatattattttaaccttattagttTGCCGGTGCCGCAATTacggggcgtctgtgttttgtgtacggcgattttgacgtcatcagtttgtggctataccacttgtagaATGCTGCCCCGCGCGGCtcttgctgcggttccgtagccctgcCACTCGACTCCCTGGCTGGTTGTGTGGGGACTGGGGGGAGTCCCACACAACCATAGCcagggagtggcagggctacggaaccgcagcaagcGCGCGGCTCAAGCTGATCGCGGCTAGAGCTGTGATGAAAATGTATGTGCTCTGCCTGTGTTTTCCGGGACACTGACACGCCTTGAGAGACGGTTGTGGGCTACCGATCGAACTGCAGCAAATACAAACCCAAAATACATCAATCGACCAATGGCATGCTGCGCTGTCGGACATATAGGCctaaaagagaaaataaattgtTGATACCTGTTTTGCGTCCGTAACTCAAATGTGAAAATGATTGTGCACTGTGTCTTTGAAACCATCCATGTTGAAACTATTATGCCCTTGCGCGCTTAGTTTGTGCTCAGTATGACCTGACCTGGCCCGACCCACAATAAGCACCAAGGCCACGGGAAATAAAAGACTGGACAAACTGACAAAAATTACGCCGGGTTAGGCCGGTGCTTTCAAATTAATGCTGCGCggaaaatagtgacccttcaaaagtgttgcGAGAAAACAAGTGACCTTacccaattttcatgcacaaaatacAGTAACCCTCCCCCTTCGTGTCACAATCCATATCAATAATACCTAAGCCTAATGTATTAAATTGACACTTGACATTTTCTATATGTCAAAACGTAGAGAACATATCATGTTTCTTGTTGAACGATAACAATTTTAGAACTGGACGAAAAACATGTTACTATGTAGTTGAAATCCGTTACATATTAAGACCGCGAAGTAAAGTTACTGAAGGGGAACGGGCGTTCCTGAATCTCGATAGTCGAATGCAATATCATGGAAAGAATTTACTTCTTTCTTCGGGAAATACTTGCCTTGTAATCGGGAACTAGCTATCGCTGTAAAGTCGCTGGTCTTACTCGTTTTATGATCGGCATTGGCTGAAAATGAGAATTATTCTCCAAGGGATTTGCCgacttaggccgcgttcaaaaaaatggttagggggggggctggaggaatcgtgattgaaatcttatttttttcagatcccccccctcgataccctcaaaaattttcaagtcccccccctcaataccctcaaaaattttcaagtccccccccaaattaccatatagcagCATAtatattaggaatgcacgcagagtgaaaaaaacatgtaatgtgtcgttctgcacgcaaatgttcaacactacctcttatcagcaggttgtagagccatatacctagggcaagttcttaaattgattcatttttaaatgcatcagtgaactttttggatttctcagtctaagccgacttaaGTTTATCCAACtgtggccagttcaatggcaccagctgaaaagcacacaaaatgacaatcatgagggagtatgaaaattgtgtattctagctacgtttaaccaaattgtgaaaaaatgagcacagtgacctactgaaaattttttttcaaaagtacaagacatacaacttagatgccacttataaaatgttttacgaaattgacaatactggaaggttaaaatattccatgaaattaatgttttaatctcagaaattttgggtgtaataatggcaaatttgataaaaaataaaagattccatttagtcacacatttttccctttaaattagagtctttactgtttaaagttttacttttgtgttattggtacaatgagatgtgaaaatttcattcactgcatgaacggttttatatattgattttaagtgactCTACATCAGATTTAATCAGATCGGGTCTGCTTGAAAGaaaaatgccatacttttggaAACCAATTTAATTGCTTCTGTGACCTCATCTAAATCTTTCAAAAAAGATCACAATATGGATTGTCTACAATGGATACAGTCGATACTTGCTTTCAATAAAAatgattgtatattttctgaGATCAGTGAAAATCTTCCTCTTATTTCAATGCATGACTCCTAAGTATTCCTGAAGTTtctcaagtttatttaaaacatttagtgAAATACAACATGATTGTGTCGTTTTGTTGGTGAAGAACAAATTATTACTTACATTAATATCAAGAAAACACAATCACTGTATTACAGACCCtatattaaattcaaatgaatTTTATATCAAGGAATAGAGCATGTCAATGAAAACTTATTTTTCCATCGCTAATTTTTGGAACCCTAATTGTTATCTCGTATTTTCTCATAAGCATAGGCTACTTTGAGCAATGTAGACTCATCAAACTTCCTTCCAACCATCATCATGCCAACAGGTAGTCCATCAGAAAACCCAGTATTAATGGTTAGGGCAGGATGACCAGTTACGTTGTATGGACAAGTGTTGGTACTGATGTTGGCCATCCTGCTGAAAACATCTGCAGTGACAAACACGAAGaatgttattgttattttgTTACTAAACAAAGAACGGGTGTATATCTCAGTGTTATGGTGAACTCAatttgtaacaaacaactttaaAAGAGATGACGAATGAAATGTGAATTACAGTCCTAGACATATTGACTTGCATTTAGGAATAATATTGTTCTTTCACAGACTCTAAAACCCTAAATTTTGTTCATTCGATCATACATAGCCATTTACAAAGTAAAATCACAATGATACAGTCAACTGCTCATACAATTAAGTAGTAATATACCGTAGTGTACTAACCTGATGCAGTCATTTCTCCTGTGGGTAATTTTGGTGCCTTGAATGGGATTGTAGGCATCACCAACACATCATAATCCTCAAATATCTTGTCAAATACCCGGGTCAAGTCCAAACGAATGTTCTGTGCTTTTGCATAGAAGTAACCTCCATATTCTTGGTTCAAGTAATCTCCAAAGAGCAAGGTCGCCTGTATAACATCATGGAACAGAAAACTGACCATGCTCATGACTATAACATGATAGAGGTTAGAATGAACATATCCCCCTTTCCAGGTAGATACACATTTTAGAGTTTTTagaaacataattttgaaaaatttgcctGAAATTTCTTTGACCTGTACTCAGGTAATGAaaatatgcatgcatgtaaCCCTTCCAAAATAATGTATGAGCTCTAGCAAATTCTGACAATACTTTGCTCTTCTACAGTTTATGTAAGATCATTTGACACATACTGAGAAAACTAAGTaattacttttgaaaatttgggaactaagaatttgattttttgaattgAGTTAAAAACACCAGAAAACATGAGTCAGTTCAgcatttaaatatcagtaaacttGTTTCTTAACcatttcacccccagttccctgtgtacaggtccaactttaccatagaaaacaatggatttgggacaaaccatggcggtgaaagggttaaatccaAAAATATGCATAGTGATCCCTGATACTCAATGTTGATGCGTGTAGAACATTTTGGACATTTTAAAAGCAGGGAAGAAAATGAGAGTTACTTGAACACCTGTGCACTGATGCTATGATAACAGTTGACCCCCTTCCTATTATTTAGAGAGACTACAGAGGCAATATTAGACCCCTATTTTGGAGGGTCTTTGCTACAACAGCACAAATTTGGCATAAATTATGAATATCACTCAGGATTCCAGAGCAGTTTCGTACTAATGTAAGTATACAATGATGATAGAAGTACATTtagatatttaatttttatcaacaactttcatatttaaaaatttataaatattaaCATAAACAATTTGTAAACCTTTGATGTGACTAATAATGCCTTATTGTCCTGTACGGGGTCTGCAGAGGTAGACTGATTGACTTTAGTCTTACAAAGAACTGACAAATTTCTTATTCAACTCTGCTCACAAATATATTCATACTAACCTTGCTGTTATGAGACTCATCATTTATTCTCGTTTTATATCCTCTGTGTAAAGCATTCACAGCACTGGATGGATAGAATCCTTTGTACTGGGAGCTTGTACCTGGAATGGATGAATGTGGAAGAGATTGAAGAGGACATACCATAGTCAGGAGTTTCTAAATTATTGGCTTGAAATCATTTTATGACATCCCTAACATCTCATCTGATGACTCTTGTACAAACAAAAGAGTTTACTCGAGATACACACAGTGAATTTTGATCCACATAAGTATAGAGCTGACAGATGTTATAGAACTTACCACATCCTTTTATTATCATATTAGCAAAGCCCTGAACTCCGATGACCCTGTATAAACTTGGCGCTGTAAGATTTCAAAAGGAAAGTATTATTTAGCATTGGACAGATTAACAAAGTTGCGTGAAGGGATTGACATATAAATAAGACTCTCTCTCCACTCCTATCTTGAATTTCTTGATTCTAAACATATATACCACTTCCTTAAAGGTTCATTTCAcgtgcactgcactgtactgcactgtTCAGACTTTCCTAATAAATGGTTTTGCTGCCTTGGCAAACAAGGCATTGGGTGATTGGCCATGCTTTTAAAATGTAtaatatattttttcacaataaaatgaaGGCTCTGTAATGCCTTCAAAGTGTAGAGTTACAATCAGCTCTCTGCTCCCTGCATGTCTCAGAGTAATTCTTCAATGGGGATCTGTTGGACTTTTGGTGTTAAGATGTGTATGCTTGTTTCACAGTATGAAAAAATACATCACATGTTACTGATTGATCAACTTGAAGTGTCAAGTTGATAATTGTATTCATCAAATCTCTCCAAAGTTTGTCACAGTGCATTCTAATTACAATCAGATAAAGGAATCGGCTATGCTTTCATCTTTACTGCTTTCCATGTACTTAATAACTGTCTTTTGTTGGTTCTATTAAACATGATATACTAGGACAACAAATCCAAAAGCCATACAAGTAGAAGACAGCAAGATTCCAAaattctgattttaatcagattggacaAATTGTGGTGCTCTTGATAAGTTGCTGAAGGGTTACATGTTTTTTGTACAGATTCTAAGATTTGACAGGATTAAACATGACTTTTTATATTTACCAAGTGTTTGTCACATATTTACCAAGTTTATGTTCAGGGACAGAAACCTCCTCAACAGTTGCACCCAGGCTAGTCATCTGAAATGCTGCCTCCCTAACCATAGTATCTACATCCTGTTCAGAGTGTGGAAAACCAAAGCCTTCCTTCAGAATGCCTATTCTAATACCTGGTAATTTGGTTGCCAgctaaaaataaaacagaaaatgacaatatgctTATGGGTGTTAGCGTTTTAGAAAGTTGCCGTGCAGTTTTTCTAAACTAGAAATCCCTGGTTCTAGCATCAATTCTTATTGACACAAACTAGTAACTTATAGTGTTACGGTGCAACACGCCTCACAGTGAAAGTTTTATCAAGTCAATGAATTTGTCTTGAAGTTGATAAACAATTTGCATCTTTACATGGTGATGAGCAACAAGAAGAAATGGCAATAGATGTTAATGTTtgcatattatattataattaATTAACATAGTGACTGGTACCTTGCTCCATTTTGATGTCCTACAATAATGATACCATCACTTTCTACATAGCATTGCTACAATACATTAATGATACTGCTTAAGTATTGACTGCACAAACTCACTTGTGCTGATTTAATAATTACATTATCATCATATTATCAACAACTGGCAGCCGAATCAGAGATATACAAACCTTTCACAAAGAAGGTAATTAAGACAGACTATTCACAACAATATGATACCTCGATTCTTCCATTAAATATTAATTCACCAAATAACGATGGATTTGTCCTTTTagcaatggatttgtcgctttgggtcattGAATCTCGAcaggtgcggctagctggcagggtacgcttacccattccagacacctagtaccaccactattttgtggttcaagatgaccccattgcctttgtcattttcaatatgttccttggacctggtaaatttcttagttaccttgaataacgattattggacctgaatGACAGAAAACACCAATTATTCACAAATGAAGATCTTACCACTTTTGTGTACTCAGGTACTTCAAGGTTGATTGGTTGTCGTGGATCTAAACCATTGTCATAACCAGCAATTACCTGAAACACAAGTTACAGTGATACGATACCAGATATGATCACCGTGGACTAAAGCACATACCTACAATTGAACTTTTGGTGAAAGTAGGGTCTGTTTGAACTTTCATAAACAATGCAAGGTATAATAAGATGCTGGAAACGTAAGTGACATGGTACAAGTTCAATTTATAGTTTTCTAACTACTATTTCAATGATATATATTATTCATTTTAGCTTCAGTATTATAAGACTCAAGGGCTAATTTCATGCTGATGTGTGAGGGTGTAATATACTTATCTGTCTGTCCCTAAATCTTTTGCTTCGATATCTGAAGATTGACTgattcaattgaaataaaatctaGTACACAGCTTACAAGGTATTGCTTTGAAAGGGATCTGATGTGCAAATAAACCTGTCAAGCATTCAGTTTCTGCATATATTTTGTGATATAAATATGGCCACCAGTCAGCTATATTGTTGCACACTTGTCATgtttgatgcaattatttttggCATATACCATATTCATTAAAAGATACTTTATATTCAGAATGTTTAAAACTAATAGTACAAAGGCAATGAACAGCAAGCATTCTTGTTTGCACATCTATAGCTTGTTTAGCAATATGATCCACAACACCAACTTAGCCACTTTGTTTCTATTCTAATCTTTGGAGTCAAAACATGTGTCAAtctatttctcaaaagtttgtgttcaGTCAGTACTGTACTATACTATGACATACACACGTctgaaaaattgtttaaaataaaattcaatataAGTACTAATTTGCAATACAGTgtacaaattatcaaaattggAAAATAGTTCTCTGTATGAGTGACCATACAGTAATTACCCTCCTTAAATGTTTTGTTCCCATCTATGCGGGGAATAATTCCAGTGCATGGACAAACATGAGTGTAAAATTGTGATCAACAGGAGCAATGATAAAACCCACCTCAAGTAACAATGCTGCATCATAGACAGTTTTTGTGATAGGTCCTGTGTGATCAATGGTGTTGTCTACAGGAAGAATTCCAGTATAGGGCACTAACCCAAAGGTTGGCTTCAAACCTACCACACCGCACCATGCTGAAGGCATTCGTATTGAACCACCTTGATCACCTCCAATGGCCATGTCAACATCACCGCTGGCAACCTAAAGTGACAAAAAGGCAACATTTTTAcccttaaggtgaagtactacgaattacgtcaaaattaagttgtggtgtcattttcttgaaactttgcacaaatattcttggaagttgcgcaagtgcaaaaataaaataaaaaatgggggtcaccgtgctcgtttccatggaaacggacgttaaaatggcatcgttagaaataataaaaatgatataattcacttaaactaaagaaaacaattataaaacgcttagcaaatgagttaatgtTAATAATTACCAAGACtcaagatccatatctatcgaatgtatagttttcatgatgtttgtaaagaaattttaacataagtatcgattacaaaatgacgatatcgaaattatatcactacataattttcgaactttcttcctgtcgctttgaatggtgtcattttgaccaaacttggcaaataaaatcctgacataataccatttagtttacacttttaataaaagggtgtcaccacgctactttttacaatatctccaggtgaatgggtaatatgcgccatgtaaatgggagagaaatgttaatttttc encodes:
- the LOC139135235 gene encoding amidase-like, giving the protein MASGSSRNESRDASSHDTDSLYKAPAVRVPTINQLMKIASKYNMEPTTEDLQHYQDFMAWSCKAFDVIDSLPEPLLPVKYPRTPGYRPRPEENKLNAWYWRCDIKGADTGKLAGKTLAIKDNVPVAGVPMMNGSYVLEGYVPEFDATIVTRILDAGGCILGKSCAEDMCLSGNSFTSVKGAIRNPHRIDHNAGGSSSGSSALVASGDVDMAIGGDQGGSIRMPSAWCGVVGLKPTFGLVPYTGILPVDNTIDHTGPITKTVYDAALLLEVIAGYDNGLDPRQPINLEVPEYTKVLATKLPGIRIGILKEGFGFPHSEQDVDTMVREAAFQMTSLGATVEEVSVPEHKLAPSLYRVIGVQGFANMIIKGCGTSSQYKGFYPSSAVNALHRGYKTRINDESHNSKATLLFGDYLNQEYGGYFYAKAQNIRLDLTRVFDKIFEDYDVLVMPTIPFKAPKLPTGEMTASDVFSRMANISTNTCPYNVTGHPALTINTGFSDGLPVGMMMVGRKFDESTLLKVAYAYEKIRDNN